Proteins encoded within one genomic window of Blattabacterium cuenoti:
- the fbp gene encoding class 1 fructose-bisphosphatase, with protein sequence MYTLGEFIIENREKFFYSTEALLRLFSSIKLAAKAINKEVNKAGLTEEIIGSSGFTNIQGETQQKLDQFAHKAFIESFKSRNVVCGIASEESKDFIIIEKEKENLFQNKYIVLIDPLDGSSNIDVNIPIGTIFSVYIRRNTSIQMDLTIEDFLQKGNKQILAGYIIYGSSTILVFTTGNGVHGFTLDPSLGTFYLSHPNLHFPKGEKIYSINEGNYAIFPDGIKNFIKYCQEKKENRPYTARYIGSLVGDFHRNMIQGGIYIYPKTVYFPCGKLRLLYECNPMAFLTEQAGGKASDGKKRILDIQPMNLHQRTPFICGPMKMVSKLEEFIRNYD encoded by the coding sequence ATGTATACATTAGGAGAATTTATTATAGAAAATAGAGAGAAATTTTTCTATTCTACAGAGGCTTTATTACGATTATTTAGTTCTATTAAGTTGGCTGCTAAAGCTATTAATAAGGAAGTGAATAAAGCAGGATTAACAGAAGAAATTATAGGAAGTTCTGGTTTTACTAATATACAAGGAGAAACACAACAAAAATTGGATCAATTTGCACATAAAGCTTTTATAGAATCATTCAAAAGCAGAAATGTAGTTTGCGGAATTGCGTCAGAAGAAAGTAAAGATTTTATAATTATAGAAAAAGAAAAAGAGAATCTATTTCAAAACAAATATATTGTTTTAATAGATCCACTTGATGGATCTTCTAATATAGATGTGAATATTCCTATAGGAACAATATTTTCAGTTTATATAAGAAGAAATACTTCTATTCAAATGGATTTAACAATAGAAGATTTTTTGCAGAAAGGAAATAAACAAATCCTTGCAGGATATATTATTTATGGATCTTCTACAATTTTAGTATTTACTACAGGAAATGGAGTTCATGGATTTACTTTGGATCCTTCTTTGGGAACTTTTTATTTATCTCATCCTAATCTTCATTTTCCTAAAGGGGAAAAAATTTATTCTATCAACGAAGGAAATTATGCTATATTTCCTGATGGAATTAAAAATTTTATAAAGTACTGTCAAGAAAAAAAAGAAAATCGTCCTTATACAGCACGATATATTGGATCTTTAGTAGGAGATTTTCATAGAAATATGATACAAGGCGGCATATACATTTATCCTAAAACAGTTTATTTTCCTTGTGGAAAATTGAGGTTACTTTACGAATGTAATCCTATGGCATTTTTAACAGAACAAGCTGGTGGAAAAGCGTCTGATGGAAAAAAACGTATTTTAGATATTCAACCCATGAATTTGCATCAAAGAACTCCATTTATTTGTGGTCCTATGAAAATGGTATCTAAATTAGAAGAATTTATTAGAAATTATGATTGA
- a CDS encoding lysophospholipid acyltransferase family protein: MKIIQILLILLWRSWFFIINIFLIPLWAGASIPFLFKEKYYPIAYWFHQMWARSNLFLMGFWYVLEKDEEVLDKNKQYVIISNHTSIMDIMLIYSLMRKHPLVFVGKAELAKLPFFGFVYKKSNILIDRNSLSSCIKVFKKIQEKVDSGKSVCIFPEGGVPKPSIFLGRFKSGAFFIAIKKKISIIPFTIADIKTKFPSFSFTKGSPGKIRVKQHFSISTKNLSLKDRNLLREKCFNLIKNQLKKFEREKMNK, from the coding sequence ATGAAAATCATACAAATATTATTAATATTATTATGGAGATCATGGTTTTTTATAATAAATATTTTTTTAATTCCTCTATGGGCTGGTGCATCTATTCCATTTCTTTTTAAAGAAAAATATTATCCAATAGCATATTGGTTTCATCAAATGTGGGCTAGAAGTAATCTCTTTCTCATGGGATTCTGGTATGTATTAGAAAAAGATGAAGAAGTATTAGATAAAAATAAACAATACGTAATTATTAGCAATCATACTTCTATTATGGATATAATGTTGATTTACTCTTTAATGAGAAAACATCCTTTAGTTTTTGTAGGAAAAGCAGAATTAGCCAAACTTCCTTTTTTTGGATTTGTTTATAAAAAAAGTAACATCTTAATAGATAGAAATAGTTTATCCAGTTGTATTAAAGTATTTAAAAAAATACAGGAAAAGGTAGATTCTGGAAAAAGTGTTTGTATTTTTCCAGAAGGCGGTGTTCCAAAACCATCTATTTTTCTAGGTCGTTTTAAGAGTGGAGCATTTTTCATTGCTATAAAAAAGAAAATATCTATTATTCCATTTACTATAGCTGATATAAAAACAAAATTCCCTAGTTTTTCCTTTACGAAAGGATCCCCAGGAAAAATAAGAGTTAAACAACATTTTTCTATTTCAACAAAAAACTTATCTTTAAAAGATAGAAATCTTTTAAGAGAAAAATGTTTTAATTTAATAAAAAATCAATTAAAAAAATTTGAACGTGAAAAAATGAATAAATAA
- a CDS encoding ribonuclease HI has translation MISYKKTIHIYTDGSSKGNPGPGGYAIFIEIVGTPYKKIISEGFRYTTNNRMELLAVIVGLEKITKKKQNIIVFTDSKYIVNPIQNNWISKWKKNNFYKKKNVDLWIRFLEIFDKHFIIFQWIKSHKNHYFNDFCDRLSGKASKNKNLKIDYVYEKEQQNLKKS, from the coding sequence ATGATTTCTTATAAAAAAACAATTCATATTTATACTGATGGATCTTCTAAAGGAAACCCTGGTCCTGGAGGATATGCCATTTTTATAGAAATAGTTGGAACTCCTTATAAAAAAATAATTTCTGAAGGATTTAGATATACTACGAACAATAGAATGGAACTATTAGCAGTAATAGTTGGATTAGAAAAAATTACAAAAAAAAAACAAAACATAATTGTATTTACAGACTCTAAATATATAGTCAATCCCATTCAAAATAATTGGATTTCCAAATGGAAAAAAAATAATTTTTACAAAAAAAAAAATGTAGATTTATGGATTAGATTTTTAGAAATATTTGACAAACATTTTATTATATTTCAATGGATAAAATCTCACAAAAATCATTATTTTAATGATTTTTGTGACAGGTTATCTGGAAAGGCTTCCAAAAATAAAAACCTAAAAATAGATTATGTTTATGAAAAAGAACAACAAAATCTCAAAAAGAGTTAG
- a CDS encoding RNA methyltransferase, with the protein MKKIYSLRNITIKNLIKVYKKNSMEMFLVEGVKEFEMAVKGKYLPVRIFIYKKIFHQYEMIKSFKDVVISISKKIFQKLVYRKNTGGIVALFRNNSIEKKLNNTIKIPENPFILILDGIEKPGNLGAILRIADAAGVHFIILCNIKTYIFNANVIRSSLGSIFTTRIFIEKPKSILSWLKKRKVEVIVAGFHKKKSIKLYENRFSSQLAIVLGSENKGVSDFWLKEAHKIITIPMFGSIDSLNVSHAMSIIIYEVIRQRTYYYY; encoded by the coding sequence ATGAAAAAAATATATAGTTTACGAAATATAACAATTAAGAATTTAATAAAAGTTTATAAAAAAAATTCTATGGAAATGTTTCTTGTGGAAGGAGTCAAAGAATTTGAAATGGCTGTAAAAGGAAAATATCTTCCTGTCAGGATATTCATATATAAAAAAATATTTCATCAATATGAAATGATAAAATCGTTTAAAGATGTTGTTATTTCTATTAGTAAAAAAATATTTCAAAAATTAGTATATAGAAAAAATACAGGTGGAATTGTTGCTTTATTCAGAAATAATTCTATTGAAAAAAAACTAAATAATACAATAAAAATTCCTGAAAATCCATTTATTCTTATATTAGATGGAATAGAAAAACCTGGAAATTTAGGAGCGATCTTAAGAATCGCAGATGCTGCAGGAGTTCATTTTATTATATTATGTAATATAAAAACATACATTTTTAATGCAAATGTCATTAGATCTAGTTTAGGAAGTATTTTTACAACAAGAATTTTTATAGAAAAACCAAAATCAATTCTCTCTTGGTTAAAAAAAAGAAAAGTAGAAGTTATTGTTGCAGGATTTCATAAAAAAAAATCTATTAAATTATATGAAAATAGATTTTCTTCACAATTGGCAATTGTTTTAGGTTCAGAAAATAAAGGAGTATCTGATTTTTGGTTAAAAGAAGCTCACAAAATTATAACTATTCCTATGTTCGGTTCTATAGATTCTCTAAATGTTAGTCATGCCATGTCTATTATTATTTATGAAGTCATTAGACAAAGAACATACTACTACTACTAA
- a CDS encoding deoxycytidylate deaminase: MNYKKIYKNDRDCMNTAIEWSQLSYCKKKKVGAVIVKNHRIISNGYNRTPNGFDDNICEDKNGETKWYVLHAEADAILKMASSSKSCKEASLYITHAPCKECSKLIHQSKIKRVVYLHSKCSPIRNDVLNFFEKSKIVIEQFSF, translated from the coding sequence ATGAATTATAAGAAAATTTATAAAAATGATAGAGATTGTATGAACACAGCTATTGAATGGTCTCAATTGTCTTATTGTAAAAAAAAAAAAGTAGGAGCTGTTATAGTTAAAAATCATAGAATTATATCTAATGGATATAACAGAACTCCAAACGGATTTGATGATAATATATGCGAAGATAAAAATGGAGAAACAAAATGGTATGTTTTACATGCAGAAGCAGATGCTATATTAAAAATGGCATCATCTTCAAAGTCTTGCAAAGAGGCTTCGTTATATATAACACATGCTCCATGTAAAGAATGTAGTAAATTAATTCATCAATCTAAAATTAAAAGAGTTGTATATTTACATAGTAAATGTTCCCCAATAAGAAATGATGTATTAAATTTTTTTGAAAAATCTAAAATAGTTATAGAACAATTTTCTTTTTAA